The following are encoded together in the Kwoniella europaea PYCC6329 chromosome 1, complete sequence genome:
- a CDS encoding histidinol dehydrogenase, translating to MSTPPFLPLIDPSGSTLLPSLALLGPVLIPATLVQAVLPTLPPQASYYVQAAESSDDLISFLDNGAQKIVVTPSQVEELAGQVPKERLILKIDESEITNYQQSFSQISGIYLISSSAHTAKSLGATNIDIYIQNPSPNPTELLESIKSSRPSSYVIPTEYLSTSPKTTSSHLSIAEAFLAPIISDRPDGLFPTIVSSSDYSSQPLGLVYSSKESVTEAIVTQKGVYQSRKHGLWRKGETSGAVQELLSVKTDCDSDALIFEVVQHGTGFCHVPTQSTCFGNFTGLAKLENTLKSRLSNAPEGSYTKRIFTDEKLLRSKIMEEAEELCDAKTKDEIAFEAADLFYFALAKCISQGVSLKDVQGALDKKSLKVTRRKGDAKPKWEEKINGAGTAKAELPAGAKEGSKPTEPIPQSFPEVDQSKIKMRNVKLSTLNKEEQKKLLLRPVLNSLAMIDKVKPIVERVRKEGDAGLKAMTKQFDKANLSSNVLLPPFQTPTEDQLPSDVKKAIDIAYENVKKFHEAQSEKKPLEVETMPGVKCSRFVRPISRVGVYVPGGTAILPSTAIMLGVPAQVAGCKTIVLATPPRPDGSISPEVLYVAKLTGVTCILKAGGAQAVGAMAYGTDEVPKVDKIFGPGNQWVTAAKMLVQNDTDALVAIDMPAGPSEVLVIADHTANPIFVASDLLSQAEHGTDSQVVLVGINLTEKHLEEIENQIDIQAKALPRVAIAREAIKKSVIVLVDNEQQALDFSNEYAPEHLILHLEDSAKAVEKVDNAGSVFVGAFSPESCGDYASGTNHTLPTNGFARQFSGVNTLSFQKHITSQLVSGDGLKVLGPSVVRLAEREGLEAHANAVRVRLAELNK from the exons GTACCTAAGGAGAGGTTGATACTCAAAATCGATGAAAGTGAAATAACAAACTATCAACAGTCGTTCTCACAAATTAGCGGTATCTACCTGATCTCATCTAGCGCCCACACTGCCAAATCTCTTGGTGCAACGAATATTGACATCTACATTCAAAACCCTTCACCTAACCCTACAGAACTTCTCGAATCTATCAAGTCATCTCGACCATCTTCCTACGTCATTCCAACTGAATATCTATCCACATCCCCCAAAACCACTTCTTCCCACTTATCAATCGCCGAAGCTTTCCTTGCACCTATCATCTCCGATCGACCTGATGGCTTATTCCCCACTatcgtctcttcttcagacTATTCCAGTCAGCCATTAGGTCTAGTCTACTCATCAAAGGAATCAGTGACTGAGGCGATAGTGACCCAAAAGGGTGTCTATCAATCTCGTAAACATGGATTATGGAGGAAAGGCGAAACTTCCGGTGCAGTACAGGAATTACTCTCCGTCAAGACAGATTGCGATAGCGATGCGTTGATCTTCGAGGTGGTTCAACATGGCACAGGTTTCTGCCACGTTCCAACTCAGTCAACATGTTTTGGAAATTTCACTGGTCTAGCCAAACTTGAAAACACCCTCAAATCTAGATTATCCAACGCTCCCGAAGGAAGTTATACCAAGAGGATATTTACCGACGAGAAGTTACTTAGGAGTAAGATaatggaagaagctgaagagcTGTGCGATGCAAAGACGAAGGATGAAATTGCATTTGAAGCTGCCGATTTGTTTTACTTCGCTTTGGCCAAATGTATCTCTCAAGGCGTCAGTCTGAAAGATGTTCAAGGAGCTTTAGACAAGAAATCACTCAAGGTGACTAGAAGGAAAGGCGATGCCAAACCTaaatgggaagaaaagatcaacGGTGCCGGTACCGCCAAAGCAGAACTTCCAGCAGGAGCTAAAGAAGGATCGAAACCTACTGAACCTATACCTCAGTCATTCCCTGAAGTAGACCAATcgaaaatcaagatgagaaatgtCAAACTTTCAACTTTGAAcaaggaagaacagaagaaATTGTTACTTCGACCAGTATTGAACTCTTTAGCAATGATAGATAAGGTCAAACCCATAGTAGAAAGAGTGAGAAAAGAAGGTGATGCAGGATTAAAAGCCATGACCAAACAATTCGATAAAGCCAATCTCAGCTCAAACGTGCTCTTACCACCATTCCAGACTCCCACTGAAGATCAACTACCATCAGATGTGAAGAAAGCTATTGATATAGCTTATGAGAATGTCAAGAAGTTCCACGAGGCTCAGTCGGAGAAGAAACCTTTGGAAGTAGAGACCATGCCAGGAGTGAAATGTTCTCGATTCGTTAGACCAATTTCCAGAGTCGGAGTGTACGTACCTGGAGGAACAGCGATCTTACCATCCACTGCGATAATGTTAGGTGTACCAGCTCAAGTGGCAGGATGCAAGACGATCGTACTTGCCACTCCACCAAGACCGGACGGATCAATCTCCCCTGAAGTACTCTACGTGGCCAAATTGACAGGTGTCACGTGTATACTCAAAGCTGGTGGTGCGCAGGCTGTTGGAGCCATGGCATATGGTACAGACGAAGTACCCAAAGTAGACAAGATCTTTGGACCGGGTAATCAATGGGTGACTGCTGCCAAGATGTTAGTGCAGAATGATACAGATGCGTTGGTTGCCATTGATATGCCCGCTGGTCCATCAGAGGTGTTG GTAATTGCCGACCACACTGCCAACCCAATATTCGTAGCATCAGATCTCCTCTCGCAAGCCGAACACGGAACCGACTCTCAAGTGGTGTTAGTAGGAATCAACCTCACTGAGAAACACCtcgaagaaatcgaaaatCAAATTGACATCCAAGCGAAAGCTTTACCGCGAGTCGCCATTGCCCGAGAAGCAATCAAGAAGAGTGTGATCGTCTTGGTGGATAACGAACAGCAAGCTTTGGACTTCTCCAACGAATATGCTCCGGAACATTTGATCTTGCACTTGGAAGATTCAGCGAAAGCCGTAGAAAAGGTCGATAATGCCGGAAGTGTCTTTGTGGGAGCTTTCTCCCCTGAATC ATGCGGTGACTACGCCTCAGGAACTAACCATACGCTTCCTACAAACGGATTCGCTCGTCAATTCTCAGGAGTCAACACCCTCTCTTTCCAGAAACACATCACTTCTCAGCTCGTCTCGGGTGATGGTTTGAAAGTATTAGGTCCAAGCGTTGTGAGGTTGGCTGAGAGAGAGGGATTGGAAGCTCATGCGAATGCCGTGAGAGTAAGGTTGGCAGAGCTGAACAAATAA